CGAGTCCGGTCGAGACGTTGCTCGACGGCATGATCGGGAAGAACGCGTATTTTCCGCGCCGCATCGGCGGCGCGATGCGCGTGCATGCACTCGGCGATCATGCGGTCGTCAACAGCGGGCTCGCGACCGACACGTTCAATCTGGTCATCAGCCGGGCGGCCGACGGGGCGCAGGCGAACGCGGTCGCGCCGATCGCGCGCGACTTCGACGAAGCCGGCCTGCCGGCCGCATGGTGGACTTGCCGCAGCGGGCCGGACGCCGCGTTCTCGCGAGCGCTCGGCGACGCGGGATTCGTCGACGACGAAACGAGCGTCGGGATGCTCGCCGAGCTGGACGCGCTGCCGTGCGTCGAGCCTCCGCGCGGATTCCGGGTGCGCCAGATCAGCGAGGCGGGCGACGTCGCGCGCTTCGGCGCGCTGATCTGCGCGCTGTTCGATCCGCCCGATCCGTTCGTCGACGCGTTCTATCTGCACGTCGCCGCGCTGGAGATCGACACCGCCGAGCCGCTGAAGCTGTTCATCGGCGAGATCGACGGCCGCGCGGTCAGCACGGCCGCGCTCTATCTCGATGCCGGCACCGCGCACGTGTTCGACATCAGCACGGCGGCGCACGCGCGAAGGCGCGGCTATGCGCGCGCCATCACCCACTTCGTGCTCGCGCATGCGAGAGACCGGCTCGGCGCGGACCGCGCGGCGCTGCAGGCGTCGCCGGAAGGTCTGAACGTCTATCGGCGTCTCGGCTTTCGGCCGGTGTGCGAGTTTCGCGTGTATTCGAACCGCGCCGCGGTTCTGGAGAGAAGCCATGACCAGCATCCCCGTTAGACTCGATCAGTTTCCGCCCGCCGCCGATCCGGCCGCCCCGGCGGCGGCGTTTCCCGCTCCGGCCGCGAAGGCCGCGATCCGCACGCTGGTTGCGCCGTCGCCCGGCGGCGCGCACGTGCTGTGCATTCCATGGGCCGGCGCGAGCATCGAGCGCTTCTTCGCGTGGAAGCGGCATCTGCCGGCGGGCGTCGGTTTGTCGGGCGTCCAGTTGCCCGGACGCGGGGCGCGCGCGCACGAGCCGTCGCCGACGGATCTCGTCGCGCTGCTCGACGAGATCGCGGCCGAATACCTCGCGCTGCCCGATCCGCCGCGCATCCTGTTCGGGCATAGCTTCGGCGCGCTGATCGCGTTCGAGATCGCGACGCGCGTGAGCCGCGCGGCCGGCCAGGCGGGCGGCGATCCGTTCGTGCGGCTCGTCGTGTCGGGGCTGTCCGCGCCGAGCGTGATCGCCGAGGAAAAGCGGATCGCCCATCTCGACGACGACGCGTTCAGCGCGGAAGTGCACGCGCTCAACGGAATGCCGCCTGAAATCGCGCGCAGCCCCGAATCGCTGCGCTACTTCATGGCCGTCCTGCGATGCGATTTCCGGCTGTACGAATCGTATTCGTTCGACGCGGATCGTCCGCCGCTGCGCTGTCCGATCGCCGTGTGCTCCGGCCGCGACGATCCGAGCGTGTCGGAGCACGGGCTGAACGCGTGGGCCGCGCTCACGACGGGCGAGTGCCGGCGTCACGATTTCGACGGCGATCACTTCTTCATCGCGGACCACGCGGCCGCGATGCTCGGCCTCGCGCTGGACGCCGAAAGCACGCTCGTCGGCTGAGCGGCGCCGCCTTTCTTTCCATTCCTTTTCTCGAATCGTCATTTCCTGTCGACCACGTTCATGAGCGAGACTTCGAAGCGCCATCCATCCCTCGTGTTGATCCTGATTCCGGTCGTGATGCTCGGCCAGCTCTCGATGGACATGTATCTGCCCGCGCTCGGCAGCCTGCAGGCGAGCATGCGCGCGACGGGCAGCGAGCTCCAGATGACGCTCAGCGCGTTCGTCGTGTCGCTCGGCGTATCGCAGTTCCTCGTCGGCGAGTTCGCGCGCCGCGCCGGGCGAGGGCGCGCGATCCGGATCGCGCTCGTCGGCTTCGTTTGCGCGACGGCCGGCTGCGCGGTCACGTCGTCGATCGCGCTCTTCATCGTCTGCCGCGCGGTTCAGGGCATCGCGGCGGCGGTGTGCGTCGCGCTGTCGTACGCGGTGATCGCCGATAACGCGAAGGACAGCCACGAAAGCATGCGCGGGATGACGATGCTCACCGTCGCGTCGACGGTCGCGCCGCTGATCGCGCCGGTGGCGGGCTCCCAGGTGCTTCAGCTCGCCGGCTCGTGGCGGGCCGTCTTCATGCTGCTGCTGTGCGTCGCGATCGTCGCGGTTCTCGCGTTCTTCGCGCAACCGGCGGCCCGCTTCGATGCGCGCGCGCACGATGCGTCGAAGCCGGCCCGCAAGATCTATCTCGGGATCGTGACGTCTTCGCAATTCTGGCGCTATGCGCTGCTTTGCTCGATCGGCACGACGATCAATTTCTGCTTCTTCTCGTTCCTGCCCGGCATCCTGCTGGTTCAGAACGGGCTTACGCAGAACCAGTTTTCCGCCGCGTTCTTCCTGTGCGGGCTGACCGAGATCGCGGGCTCGCTGCTCGCGCCGCGGATCAGCAAACTGATCGGCCCTCCGGGACTGGCGGGGCTCGCCTGCGTCTGCTGCGCGCTCGGCGGCTTCGGCGTCGCCTATTTTTCGACGACGCCAAATGCCGTCGTGCCGATCGTCGCCGCGTTCTCGATCGTCGAGCTGGGAACCGGCATGCTGATCGCGCCGTGCTTCTCCGCGGCGCTGTACCTGTTCCGCTCGACGTCCAACGAAGCGTCCGCGATCTGCGGTTTCCAGCAATTCATGATCGCGGCCGGCGTCGCGACGTTCGCCGCCGCGATGAAGTGGCAATCGTCGTACGCGCTCGGCATCCTGATCGGCGTCGCCGCGCTGATCGGCGCGGCGCTCTGCGGCACGCTGCCGGGGGGCGCGCAAGCCGACGAGCAGACGGCGGGGGTGCCGCTGAATTCAGACTAGCGTTCGGCCGGATTCGATTCGCCCCGCGCGTGTCGCGGGGCGATCGTCCGGGGAAGCGGGCAAGGCGGTGGAATGAGCCCGCTCGGGAAAGCCGCGACGGAAGGCGAGAGAAGAAGTTGGTGGAAGAGGCTGGTGAGCAAGAGGCTGGTGAGCAAGAGGCTGGTGAGATGGGCCGCCCGGCGAATCGCCCGGCAATCGGCGAATGATCGACGGCTTCGCGAAATCGACCGATTGCCGGCGTGCCCGTTTGGCGCTTGCCGGCTTACTGATAGAACGGCTTCGGGCCGGACACCATCACGCGCCGCATGATGCGATTGCCGACGGGCGGATTCGGCGAGTTGGTGTGGATCAGCGATGCGTTGTCCCAGATCACGAGGTCTTCGTTCGTGTAGCGATGGCGGTAGATGAAATCCTCGTTGCGGCAATGCGCGAAGATGCGATCGAGGATCTCGTCGCTTTCCTCGTGTGAATAGCCTTCGATCCGGTCCGTGTGCGCCCAGTTGACGAAGATCGAGCGTCGGCGCGTATGCGGATGGGTGCGCACCGCGGGATGCGAGACGGTCGGCTTGAAATCGTCTTCCGCGATGTTGAGATCGAAGCCGATCTTCCTGCATCGCTTCACGAGGCTGCTGTCGAGACTGAAGATCGCGTTCCTGCCGTCGATCGCCGACTTCAGTTCGTCGGGAAGCGTCTCGTACGCGGCGAACATGTTCGCGAACCAGGTGTCGCCATGCGCATCGGGCACCGATTCGGCGTAGAAGAACGTCATTTTCGCCGGATGTTCGAGATAGCACAGATCCGAATGCCAGAGCTCGAACGGCGGCGTCGGGTAGCCTACCGGCTTGCCGTCCGTCGTCACGTTCGACACGATCGTCATTTCCGGGAACGAAGACGTGTTGGTCGTCATCGGGTGCGGTTCGAGCTCGCCGAAATCCCGGCACGCGGCGACTTGCTGCTCGCACGACAGGCGCTGGCCGGGAAACACGAGCAATTGATGTTCGGACAACAAACCGATGATGTCGTCGCGCGTCTGCGACGACAGCGGTTGCGAAAAATCGATGCCTCGAATCTCTGCGCCGAGCGCAGGGGACAATTTGCGTGAAATCATGCGAAATCCTGTGGTGACGATGTTGGATCGTGATGCGCTTCGAGCGGAATCCGGATGCGAATTCGATTTCGATATTCGATCGGAAATTGGATTCCTGATTAAATTAAAGGAATGAAAAAAATATCGTTCGGAATACGTGCTGTCTAGCTATCAATTTTCACAGGTCGCTATCGCGGATCAGGACGATATCGAGAATCGCAAAGGCGAATGAATGGCTCGAATGGCGTGAAATCGATTTTCCGCCGGGGCCGAGTTCGCCGTTGCAGATTCACGCGCGCAACCGCGACGCGCGACTTCGACCGGCTCATTCGGTTCCGGACCGTGGCCGAAGACGGCCGAAGGGCGCGGCTCACGGCTTGTTGCGGCACGTCGAACACGCACGATCCGCTGGACGTGGCGCGGCGCACACGCTTGCACGCCGCGGGCGCATCACACGCCCATACGTTCGCCCGCGATTCGCGCCGCACGTCTCGCGCGACGCGCGCGCATTCCGTTTCGAGCGTTTACTTCACACACGCGCCGCCGGCGGGTTTTAAACGATCGTTATCCGATCGGACGACATTTCCGGCTTTCTCCGCAACGATTTTGCGATGCGACTCAAACGGCGAGTGCCGCAGCCGTCGCGTCGGCCGGCCGACTCTCGACCTTTGTCCGCCTTGACCCCGCGCACGACGGATGGCTCAATCAGCCAGCGCCGTGCGTAAACCCGTCGAAAGCGGGCCGCCGGCCGAACTTTCCACCGAACAAGATCCGAGAACAACTGGAGGAGCTACATGAAATTTGCGCGTTTGATCGCGGGCGCGAGCGTCGCGCTTGCCGCATCGTTCGCTCACGCGGGCGTATCCTGCCGGCCCGCAACGCCCGCCGAAGCGGCCGTCTACACGACGCCGTTCCAGTTTCCCGGCGTGAGCTCGCCGAAGGACGGCACCTGCTGGGTCAACAACCAGACCGTCATTGCGACGGACGGCACGCGGCTCACGGCGAACGTGTTCCTGCCGAAAATCACGAGCCCAGACCAGAAGTTTCCGGCGATCGTGATGATCTCGAGCTGGGCCGCATCCGATTTCTTCGAATACCTCGGCCAGCAGCGCAAGCTCGCGCAGGACGGCTACATCGTGCTCGCGTACACCGCGCGCGGCTTCTATCTGTCCGGCGGCCAGGTCGAGGTGGCGAGCCCGCAGGACGTGAAGGACGTGTCGTCGGCGGTCGACTGGGTGTCCGCGAACACGCCCGCCGATCCGGACAAGCTCGCGGTGAGCGGCATCTCGTACGGCGCGGGGCTGTCGCTGCTCGCGCTCGCGCAGGACAAGCGGCTGAAGACGGCGGCCGCGCTCTCCGGCTGGGGCGATCTCGTCGATCAGCTGTACGGGGCCGAGTCGCCGAACGCGACGTGGAGCTCGGTGCTGTTCCTGTCCGGCAAGGTGACCGGGCGGCTCGATCCGATCGTCGACCAGTACGTGAAGGCGCTGCTCGATCCGAACACGACGCAGGCGAAGGTCGAGGAGATCACCGCGTGGGCGCAGGCGCGCTCGCCGTCGACGTATCTCGACACGCTGAACCGCCGCGGCGCACCGATCTTCATCAGCAAGAACTTCGAAGACGACATGTTCACGCCGAATTCGTCGATGAAGCTGTTCTCGAAGCTGACGGTGCCGAAGAAGCTGCTGCTGAATCCGGGCATCCATGCGCAGGCCGAGATTCCGGGCGCGCTCCTCGGTGCGCCGAACTATCCGTACGATCAGGCGCATCGCTGGTTCGACCGCTGGCTGAAGGGCGTGCGCAACGGCGTGGACACCGAGCCCCAGGTATCGATGCAGATCAAGTTCACGAATACGCGCGAGTCGTTCGACACGTGGCCCGCGAGCAACGTGCACGCACAGACGCTGTACATCGGGCCGCGCGGCGCGTTGCGCTGGGATCTGTCGTGCCTGTGCACGAAGGGCGTTTCGGGTACGCTGCAGGGCGCGCCGAACCGCACCGCGGGCGCCGACCTGATCCAGAATTTCTCGGACACGACCGCGACGAGCGGCCCGATTCCGGTGCTGTCGACGTTCGGCGAGAGCCTCGGCGCGCCCGTCGTCAATCAGCTCGCCACCGTCAATCTCGCGACGGGCGTGCGCTACGAGGGCGCGGCGCTCGCGCAGCCGCTGCATCTGCGCGGCGCGGCGCAGCTGAACCTGCGTGCGACGCCGTCGCAGGCGCGCGCGCAGGTGGTCGCGTATCTGTACGACGTCGATGCGCTCGGCTTCGGCAAGCTGATCACCCACGGCGCACGAAC
The nucleotide sequence above comes from Burkholderia thailandensis E264. Encoded proteins:
- a CDS encoding GNAT family N-acetyltransferase, yielding MDRAHRESASPVETLLDGMIGKNAYFPRRIGGAMRVHALGDHAVVNSGLATDTFNLVISRAADGAQANAVAPIARDFDEAGLPAAWWTCRSGPDAAFSRALGDAGFVDDETSVGMLAELDALPCVEPPRGFRVRQISEAGDVARFGALICALFDPPDPFVDAFYLHVAALEIDTAEPLKLFIGEIDGRAVSTAALYLDAGTAHVFDISTAAHARRRGYARAITHFVLAHARDRLGADRAALQASPEGLNVYRRLGFRPVCEFRVYSNRAAVLERSHDQHPR
- a CDS encoding thioesterase II family protein, encoding MTSIPVRLDQFPPAADPAAPAAAFPAPAAKAAIRTLVAPSPGGAHVLCIPWAGASIERFFAWKRHLPAGVGLSGVQLPGRGARAHEPSPTDLVALLDEIAAEYLALPDPPRILFGHSFGALIAFEIATRVSRAAGQAGGDPFVRLVVSGLSAPSVIAEEKRIAHLDDDAFSAEVHALNGMPPEIARSPESLRYFMAVLRCDFRLYESYSFDADRPPLRCPIAVCSGRDDPSVSEHGLNAWAALTTGECRRHDFDGDHFFIADHAAAMLGLALDAESTLVG
- a CDS encoding MFS transporter, translating into MSETSKRHPSLVLILIPVVMLGQLSMDMYLPALGSLQASMRATGSELQMTLSAFVVSLGVSQFLVGEFARRAGRGRAIRIALVGFVCATAGCAVTSSIALFIVCRAVQGIAAAVCVALSYAVIADNAKDSHESMRGMTMLTVASTVAPLIAPVAGSQVLQLAGSWRAVFMLLLCVAIVAVLAFFAQPAARFDARAHDASKPARKIYLGIVTSSQFWRYALLCSIGTTINFCFFSFLPGILLVQNGLTQNQFSAAFFLCGLTEIAGSLLAPRISKLIGPPGLAGLACVCCALGGFGVAYFSTTPNAVVPIVAAFSIVELGTGMLIAPCFSAALYLFRSTSNEASAICGFQQFMIAAGVATFAAAMKWQSSYALGILIGVAALIGAALCGTLPGGAQADEQTAGVPLNSD
- a CDS encoding TauD/TfdA dioxygenase family protein; the encoded protein is MISRKLSPALGAEIRGIDFSQPLSSQTRDDIIGLLSEHQLLVFPGQRLSCEQQVAACRDFGELEPHPMTTNTSSFPEMTIVSNVTTDGKPVGYPTPPFELWHSDLCYLEHPAKMTFFYAESVPDAHGDTWFANMFAAYETLPDELKSAIDGRNAIFSLDSSLVKRCRKIGFDLNIAEDDFKPTVSHPAVRTHPHTRRRSIFVNWAHTDRIEGYSHEESDEILDRIFAHCRNEDFIYRHRYTNEDLVIWDNASLIHTNSPNPPVGNRIMRRVMVSGPKPFYQ
- a CDS encoding CocE/NonD family hydrolase — protein: MKFARLIAGASVALAASFAHAGVSCRPATPAEAAVYTTPFQFPGVSSPKDGTCWVNNQTVIATDGTRLTANVFLPKITSPDQKFPAIVMISSWAASDFFEYLGQQRKLAQDGYIVLAYTARGFYLSGGQVEVASPQDVKDVSSAVDWVSANTPADPDKLAVSGISYGAGLSLLALAQDKRLKTAAALSGWGDLVDQLYGAESPNATWSSVLFLSGKVTGRLDPIVDQYVKALLDPNTTQAKVEEITAWAQARSPSTYLDTLNRRGAPIFISKNFEDDMFTPNSSMKLFSKLTVPKKLLLNPGIHAQAEIPGALLGAPNYPYDQAHRWFDRWLKGVRNGVDTEPQVSMQIKFTNTRESFDTWPASNVHAQTLYIGPRGALRWDLSCLCTKGVSGTLQGAPNRTAGADLIQNFSDTTATSGPIPVLSTFGESLGAPVVNQLATVNLATGVRYEGAALAQPLHLRGAAQLNLRATPSQARAQVVAYLYDVDALGFGKLITHGARTVHWANPGTTIDFPIEFSAIAYDVPAGHHIGVVLDTRDSLYQPPVNPGERFGVTFQFDPNRQSTLVLPVRS